In the Nocardioides panaciterrulae genome, AGATCCGGGTCCTCACCTGAACCGCGGCCCGGTGAACCGGCCGCCGGCGCCGGTTGGACCGGCCTCCTAACCTGGGTCGTCGGTCCAGGGAAGGGTGGCCAAGGAAGGGTGGGAGGTGGGCGGGTGCTGCGACGTGGCTGGATCCTGCTGACCGTCTCCGACCCGGCGTTCGTGCGGCTCCGGATGGCGGCCACCACCGTGGCCGCGATCGTGCTGACCGTCGTCGCGGTGGTCGGGATGGCGACGGCCTGGGGACAGCCGGTGGTGCCGGCGATCCTCGGGGTGGTCGTGGCGATGATCTCCTCGCTCACGGTCAACGACCCGCGGCCCCGCGACCGGGCGATCAGCACCGCGCTGATGGTGCCGAGCGCGGCGGTCTCGGCCGGCCTGGCCGCCTTCGACCACGGCCACCAGGTCCTCAGCGACGCGGTCTTCGTGCTGGTGATGGTGGCGGCGGTCTACCTGCGCCGGTGGGGACCGCGGGGGCTGGCGGTCGGGATGATCGGCTTCGTCAGCTACTTCCTGGCGCTGTTCTTGCAGGTCACCCCCTCGCAGCTGCCGGTGATGGTCGCCGGTGCGGCCGTGGGCGCGGCGATGAGCTTCACCGTGCGCCACCTGCTGCGCCCCCGCCGCCCGGACCGCGACCTGCGCCGCGAGCTGGCCGCCTGGTCGGTGCGAGCGGGGCGGCTGCTGGACACCCTGGGGGACGCGGTCGCCGAGGGCCGGTGGTCGGGCCGCACCGCCGCGCGCGTGCGCGACCGGGTGCGGGCCTGTGAGGAGGCCGCCCACGCCGCCGAGTCACGACTGCAGGGTGCCGACGACCCGCTGTGGAGCGGCATCGCCAACGACGAGCTCGCGGTCCGGGTCTTCGACGCCCAGCTGACGCTCGAGCGGGTGGTGGCGCTGTCCGCCGACCTGGTGGCGCCCGCGCCCGACGAGCCGAGCGACCCCGTCCACCCCGTCGACGCCGTCGAGCCCGACGCCCCTGACCCCCACGACACGGCGCAGCGCAGGGCGTTGCGCGCCGCCCTGGGCGACCTTCGGGCCCGGCTGGGCACCGCCGTCGCCAGCCGCCGCCCGGCCTCGGAGCGCCCCGAGCTGGCCCCGGTGCTGGTCGCGGCGCTGGACCGCTGCGCCGAGGCCTGGCAGCGCAGCTGGTCGCCCGAGCCCGACGGCGAGGGCCTGGCCCACGACGTCGCCGAGGCGGCCTCGGCCGAGGACGGGCCCGACCACGCCGGCCGCGCCGACGCCGACGAGGAGAAGGACGACGCCGACGACGAGGGCGACGACGAGGGCGAGGGC is a window encoding:
- a CDS encoding FUSC family protein, translated to MLRRGWILLTVSDPAFVRLRMAATTVAAIVLTVVAVVGMATAWGQPVVPAILGVVVAMISSLTVNDPRPRDRAISTALMVPSAAVSAGLAAFDHGHQVLSDAVFVLVMVAAVYLRRWGPRGLAVGMIGFVSYFLALFLQVTPSQLPVMVAGAAVGAAMSFTVRHLLRPRRPDRDLRRELAAWSVRAGRLLDTLGDAVAEGRWSGRTAARVRDRVRACEEAAHAAESRLQGADDPLWSGIANDELAVRVFDAQLTLERVVALSADLVAPAPDEPSDPVHPVDAVEPDAPDPHDTAQRRALRAALGDLRARLGTAVASRRPASERPELAPVLVAALDRCAEAWQRSWSPEPDGEGLAHDVAEAASAEDGPDHAGRADADEEKDDADDEGDDEGEGDDSGGGAPPWRELSRTAAQVAVAGVLAIVLGELLSPVRWFWAVIAAFVVFTGASTREEILTKGWLRVVGTLFGVGAGVVVAALIGGDTVLSLVAIALCVFLGVYLVQVSLAWMIFFITTMLGLLYGLLGQFSVGLLVLRLEETVAGAAAGVLAAYVVLPARGRRAATDDIADVLDGLSELLARVATVVTEPADLHRELAVLEQARTLRDAMTTLRTTARPLTGQVAGLTRRTGLRHLVVVTGACEHHARALARGAAEEPGLVSSPGRRQVVRDAVEAVAGTVATVRPVFEAGGPGTAPTPPSVDDQLEALRRLAEDAEGRAGELLRSVLRHLRAIDGALRGLTRELPHPAAPDQPLARRPTRAGLRSGGPGAEDERPAAVSSAGD